The following proteins come from a genomic window of Pyxidicoccus sp. MSG2:
- a CDS encoding response regulator, which produces MSRVLVIDDSPMLVELTVRALTAAGYQASGAQDLASLDQKLTEGPFALILMDVNMPEMFGDDVVEYLRRQKKVTAKLVLYSDIPEAELQGKTKASGADGYILKSGGLEAVLGGVMGLIGPPALGVPTAVPAAPAEPPAAAPQAPAATGGIPAAKPATAGGRKPRILIVDDSEMTARIIEADLVSKGFEVHVADTADKATKIILKKQTRPDLVLLDVRMPNVNGEQFCRFIKSNSLFKGIKVLLCSGENVEELQRICREAGADGYIPKDAVMGNMVAKELLPPTE; this is translated from the coding sequence ATGTCGCGCGTACTGGTCATTGACGACAGCCCGATGCTGGTGGAGCTCACCGTACGGGCCCTCACCGCCGCTGGCTACCAGGCGAGCGGCGCGCAGGACCTGGCGAGCCTCGACCAGAAGCTCACCGAGGGGCCGTTCGCGCTCATCCTCATGGACGTGAACATGCCGGAGATGTTCGGCGACGATGTCGTCGAGTATCTCCGGAGGCAGAAGAAGGTCACCGCCAAGCTGGTGCTGTACTCCGACATCCCCGAGGCGGAGCTGCAGGGCAAGACGAAGGCCTCCGGCGCGGACGGCTACATCCTCAAGAGCGGCGGCCTGGAGGCCGTGCTGGGCGGCGTGATGGGGCTGATCGGACCTCCCGCCCTGGGCGTCCCCACCGCCGTGCCCGCCGCTCCGGCCGAGCCCCCCGCCGCCGCGCCCCAGGCCCCGGCGGCCACCGGCGGCATCCCCGCCGCCAAGCCGGCCACCGCGGGCGGACGCAAGCCGCGCATCCTCATCGTGGATGACAGCGAGATGACGGCCCGCATCATCGAAGCGGACCTCGTGTCCAAGGGCTTCGAGGTGCACGTGGCCGACACCGCAGACAAGGCCACGAAGATCATCCTCAAGAAGCAGACGCGTCCGGACCTGGTGCTGCTGGACGTGCGGATGCCCAACGTGAATGGCGAGCAGTTCTGCCGCTTCATCAAGAGCAACAGCCTCTTCAAGGGCATCAAGGTGCTGCTGTGCTCGGGTGAGAACGTCGAGGAATTGCAGCGCATCTGCCGCGAGGCGGGCGCCGACGGCTACATCCCCAAGGACGCGGTGATGGGCAACATGGTGGCCAAGGAGCTGCTGCCCCCCACCGAGTAG
- a CDS encoding methyl-accepting chemotaxis protein: MSLDTPNDKSTSKARSARKAPASKAAAGSKASANPATTQAQYKAFTDTLLTVLSGNLQARVPKELVGEGGSEMAHLLNQVLDNLAASEHRKQVSAQEIDQALDSLIGLVREGDLSRWNTTTEDPQLGPLLEGFGKVIETLRTFVREINEAALRLSSSANQVLAASTQHETSSTEQAAAIHETTATMEELKHASAQIAENAGSVARVAEETLGAARAGRGAIGEFIQAMQQIRSDGVAVADSIAKLSKRVERIGTVVEVIDEIADRSDLLALNAALEGSRAGEAGKGFSIVAAEMRRLAENVLDSTKEIKNLITEIREATAAAAGAAEASKTATESGEKLGAVAAQAVEGILAGVQETSDAARVINLATQQQRTATEQVVASMAEIEDVTRQTTQASKQATGAAAELTQLAGRLAELIKRFKAD; encoded by the coding sequence ATGTCCCTGGACACCCCCAACGACAAGTCCACGTCCAAGGCTCGCTCCGCCCGGAAGGCCCCCGCCTCCAAGGCGGCCGCGGGCTCCAAGGCCAGCGCCAACCCGGCGACGACCCAGGCCCAGTACAAGGCCTTCACCGACACGCTGTTGACGGTGCTTTCCGGCAACCTCCAGGCTCGCGTTCCCAAGGAACTGGTGGGCGAGGGCGGCTCGGAGATGGCGCACCTGCTCAACCAGGTGCTCGACAACCTCGCCGCGTCCGAGCACCGCAAGCAGGTGTCGGCGCAGGAAATCGATCAGGCGCTGGACTCGCTCATCGGCCTGGTGCGCGAGGGCGACCTGTCCCGGTGGAACACCACCACCGAAGACCCCCAGCTCGGGCCCCTGCTCGAGGGCTTCGGCAAGGTCATCGAGACGCTGCGCACCTTCGTGCGGGAGATCAACGAGGCGGCGCTGCGCCTGTCCTCGTCCGCCAACCAGGTGCTCGCGGCCTCCACGCAGCATGAGACGTCTTCCACGGAGCAGGCGGCGGCCATCCACGAGACGACCGCCACCATGGAGGAGCTGAAGCACGCGTCCGCGCAGATCGCGGAGAACGCGGGCAGCGTGGCTCGCGTGGCGGAGGAGACGCTCGGTGCGGCTCGCGCGGGCCGTGGCGCCATTGGTGAGTTCATCCAGGCCATGCAGCAGATCCGCAGCGACGGCGTCGCGGTGGCGGACTCCATCGCCAAGCTGTCCAAGCGCGTGGAGCGCATCGGCACCGTGGTGGAGGTCATCGACGAGATTGCCGACCGCTCGGACCTGCTGGCGCTGAACGCGGCGCTCGAGGGCAGCCGCGCGGGTGAGGCCGGCAAGGGCTTCTCCATCGTCGCGGCGGAGATGCGGCGCCTGGCGGAGAACGTCCTGGACTCCACCAAGGAGATCAAGAACCTCATCACCGAGATTCGCGAGGCCACGGCCGCGGCGGCCGGTGCGGCGGAGGCTTCCAAGACGGCGACCGAGTCCGGCGAGAAGCTGGGCGCGGTGGCGGCGCAGGCGGTGGAAGGCATCCTCGCCGGTGTGCAGGAGACCAGCGACGCGGCCCGCGTCATCAACCTCGCCACGCAGCAGCAGCGCACGGCGACGGAGCAGGTGGTGGCTTCCATGGCGGAGATCGAGGACGTGACGCGCCAGACGACGCAGGCCTCCAAGCAGGCCACGGGTGCCGCGGCGGAGCTGACGCAGCTCGCGGGCCGGCTGGCAGAGCTCATCAAGCGTTTCAAGGCCGACTAG
- a CDS encoding anti-sigma factor family protein: MTCQELERLLYPYLDGEFQPEERVDLETHLSGCAACQRRVEEETQMKLALRRAARHSVQGMQAPASLRAGLQVGLKREQRRAQYGVWLRAGAMALVVVTVGGGWVAYQSEQRLRLARREAIQRHNKVLPFEIASASPEQMEEWFKDKVDPRVTLPQLPKAKPLGGRISILNGREVAFISYETLPQKEGEPSRRLSVFVVPDDDAAAPRVQALKAVEVDSAQGYNVVTWRDDEIVYEMVTDMDEDDIRRMLSERDSGEAIARKSEPPQSEEPLFSPAPAQHSRPSVPLQTVTFPR; this comes from the coding sequence ATGACCTGCCAGGAACTCGAACGGCTCCTCTATCCGTACCTCGACGGCGAATTCCAGCCGGAGGAGCGGGTGGACCTCGAAACGCACCTCTCCGGCTGCGCCGCATGTCAGCGCCGCGTGGAGGAGGAGACGCAGATGAAGCTGGCGCTGCGGCGAGCCGCGCGCCACTCCGTCCAGGGGATGCAGGCTCCTGCCTCCCTGCGCGCGGGCCTCCAGGTGGGCCTCAAGCGGGAGCAGCGCCGCGCGCAGTACGGCGTGTGGCTGCGCGCGGGCGCCATGGCCCTGGTGGTGGTGACGGTGGGCGGAGGCTGGGTGGCCTACCAGTCCGAGCAGCGCCTGCGTCTGGCCCGCCGCGAGGCCATCCAGCGCCACAACAAGGTGCTGCCCTTCGAGATTGCCTCCGCGTCGCCCGAGCAGATGGAGGAGTGGTTCAAGGACAAGGTGGACCCGCGCGTCACCCTGCCCCAGCTGCCCAAGGCGAAGCCGCTGGGGGGCCGCATCTCCATCCTCAACGGCAGGGAAGTGGCGTTCATCAGCTACGAGACGCTGCCGCAGAAGGAAGGTGAGCCGAGCCGCCGCCTGAGTGTCTTCGTCGTCCCCGACGACGACGCGGCGGCGCCGAGAGTCCAGGCCCTGAAGGCGGTGGAGGTGGACTCCGCGCAGGGCTACAACGTCGTCACCTGGCGGGACGACGAAATCGTCTACGAGATGGTCACCGACATGGACGAGGACGACATCCGCCGCATGCTCTCCGAGCGCGACAGCGGTGAGGCCATTGCCCGCAAGTCGGAGCCGCCGCAGTCCGAGGAGCCGCTCTTCTCGCCCGCACCCGCGCAGCACTCGCGCCCTTCCGTCCCCTTGCAGACGGTGACGTTCCCTCGCTGA
- a CDS encoding sigma-70 family RNA polymerase sigma factor: MLDFRQPNRTKQEFEELALAHLDPLYSAALRLTKNERDAEDLVQDTCMRAYRFFDKFERGTNIKAWLFKILTNTFINRYRRKVKERTVVEGVEREAVHERFVSRDATDFAANPEQYFFDRLLSDDVLRAIDALPIDFRLVVILADLQEFSYKEIAEILECPVGTVMSRLFRGRKLLQKNLREYAVGQGVFRHDGEPVNAPADLEEYRNRKKTG, from the coding sequence ATGTTGGACTTCAGGCAACCCAACCGAACGAAGCAGGAATTCGAAGAGCTGGCGCTGGCCCATCTGGACCCGCTCTACTCCGCCGCCCTGCGGCTGACGAAGAACGAGCGCGATGCGGAGGACCTCGTGCAGGACACCTGCATGCGGGCCTACCGCTTCTTCGACAAGTTCGAGCGGGGCACCAACATCAAGGCCTGGCTCTTCAAGATCCTCACCAACACCTTCATCAACCGGTACCGCCGGAAGGTGAAGGAGCGCACCGTGGTGGAGGGCGTGGAGCGCGAGGCGGTGCACGAGCGCTTCGTGAGCCGGGACGCGACGGACTTCGCGGCCAACCCGGAGCAGTACTTCTTCGACCGGCTCCTGTCGGACGACGTGCTGCGCGCCATCGACGCGCTGCCCATCGACTTCCGGCTGGTGGTCATCCTCGCGGACCTGCAGGAGTTCTCCTACAAGGAGATCGCCGAGATTCTCGAGTGCCCCGTGGGCACGGTGATGAGCCGGCTGTTCCGCGGGCGCAAGCTCTTGCAGAAGAACCTGCGCGAGTACGCGGTGGGCCAGGGTGTATTCCGGCATGATGGTGAGCCGGTGAACGCCCCCGCGGATCTCGAAGAGTATCGGAACAGGAAGAAGACAGGGTAG
- a CDS encoding type III pantothenate kinase — translation MLLAIDVGNTNTVLGVFEGRRLLDHWRVETSTRRTSDEYGILVRQLFTHSGVDATKVSAVVVSSVVPPLQFNLEKMSERYFRTRPMFVGPGVKTGMPILYDNPREVGADRIVNAVSAYEKHHSGVIVVDFGTATTFDAVSPKGEYLGGAICPGINIAMEALFQNASKLPRVEFARPPHVIGRNTVHSIQSGLVFGYVGLVDGICARMHADLGFPVRVVATGGLAALVASESKAIHEVDEFLTLEGLRIIYGRNHAS, via the coding sequence ATGCTTCTGGCCATCGACGTTGGCAATACCAACACCGTCCTTGGGGTCTTCGAGGGCCGGCGCCTGCTGGACCACTGGCGGGTGGAGACGAGTACCCGCCGCACCTCGGACGAGTACGGCATCCTCGTCCGCCAGCTCTTCACCCACAGCGGTGTCGACGCGACGAAGGTGTCCGCGGTGGTGGTGTCCAGCGTGGTGCCGCCGCTCCAGTTCAACCTGGAGAAGATGAGCGAGCGCTACTTCCGCACGCGCCCCATGTTCGTCGGGCCGGGCGTGAAGACGGGCATGCCCATCCTCTACGACAACCCGCGCGAGGTGGGCGCCGACCGCATCGTCAACGCGGTGTCCGCCTACGAGAAGCACCACTCGGGCGTCATCGTCGTGGACTTCGGCACCGCCACCACCTTCGACGCCGTGTCTCCGAAGGGTGAGTACCTGGGCGGCGCCATCTGCCCCGGAATCAACATCGCCATGGAGGCCCTGTTCCAGAATGCCTCCAAGCTGCCGCGCGTGGAGTTCGCGCGGCCCCCGCACGTCATCGGCCGCAACACCGTGCACTCCATCCAGTCCGGGCTCGTGTTCGGCTACGTGGGGCTGGTGGACGGCATCTGCGCGCGGATGCACGCGGACCTGGGCTTCCCGGTGCGGGTCGTCGCCACCGGAGGCCTGGCCGCGCTGGTGGCGAGCGAGTCCAAGGCCATCCACGAGGTCGACGAGTTCCTCACGCTCGAGGGCCTGCGCATCATCTACGGAAGGAATCACGCGTCATGA
- a CDS encoding biotin--[acetyl-CoA-carboxylase] ligase has product MPADPTEQTQEELILGFLSESGSDFTSGEALSGKLGLSRTAVWKRVEALRTKGYRIEAISARGYRLLEVPDRLTSLELAPLLTTRDMGRTVHHHDSVGSTNEVAFRLAQDGAEHGEVVVAEQQTAGKGRRGRAWVSPPGLNLYFSAILRPELPPQRAPELTLVAAVALAETLREQGTEAAIKWPNDVHLDGRKVAGILTELSAEPERVHFVIVGVGINLNSRAEHFPEELRETATSLTLATGQRVPRARFAAALWGRMEEWLDRYLEEGFDPVRARWKALSSTLGQDVLVRTDRQELRGRAEDIDPSGALLVRTEGGSLERVLAGDVEQLRPRKPARPR; this is encoded by the coding sequence GTGCCCGCCGATCCGACCGAGCAGACGCAGGAGGAGCTCATCCTGGGCTTCCTCTCCGAGAGTGGGAGCGACTTCACCTCCGGGGAGGCGCTCTCCGGCAAGCTGGGGCTGTCGCGCACCGCCGTGTGGAAGCGCGTGGAGGCGCTGCGCACCAAGGGCTACCGGATCGAGGCCATCTCCGCCCGGGGCTACCGCCTGCTGGAGGTGCCGGATCGGCTCACCTCGCTGGAGCTGGCCCCGCTGCTGACCACCCGTGACATGGGCCGCACGGTGCACCACCACGACTCGGTGGGCTCCACCAACGAGGTGGCCTTCCGGCTGGCGCAGGACGGCGCCGAGCATGGCGAGGTGGTGGTGGCCGAGCAGCAGACGGCTGGCAAGGGGCGCCGGGGACGTGCGTGGGTGTCCCCGCCGGGCCTCAACCTCTACTTCTCCGCCATCCTCCGCCCGGAGCTGCCGCCGCAGCGCGCCCCGGAGCTGACGCTGGTGGCGGCCGTGGCGCTGGCGGAGACGCTGCGTGAGCAGGGGACGGAGGCCGCCATCAAGTGGCCCAACGACGTCCACCTCGACGGGCGCAAGGTGGCGGGCATCCTCACGGAGCTGTCCGCCGAGCCCGAGCGCGTGCACTTCGTGATTGTGGGCGTGGGCATCAACCTCAACTCCCGGGCGGAGCACTTCCCGGAGGAGCTGCGCGAGACGGCCACCTCCCTGACCCTGGCCACCGGCCAGCGCGTGCCTCGCGCCCGCTTCGCCGCCGCCCTCTGGGGCCGGATGGAGGAGTGGTTGGACCGGTACCTCGAGGAGGGCTTCGACCCGGTGCGCGCCCGCTGGAAGGCGCTGTCCTCCACCCTGGGCCAGGACGTGCTGGTGCGCACGGACCGGCAGGAGCTGCGCGGGCGGGCCGAGGACATCGACCCGTCCGGCGCGCTGCTGGTACGGACGGAGGGGGGCTCGCTCGAGCGGGTGCTGGCGGGCGACGTGGAGCAACTGCGGCCCCGGAAGCCGGCACGCCCCAGGTAG
- the ald gene encoding alanine dehydrogenase: MIVGVPKEIKTREYRVGMVPAGVRALTSAGHTVLVETNAGVGSGIPDSEYQRVGAQIVASADEVWKRAEMIVKVKEPIAPEYERIQPGQIIYTYFHLAGVDPELTKALLKKKAAAVAYETLQLDDGSLPLLKPMSEVAGKMAIQVGAACLEKAHGGKGILLGGVPGVRRGRVTVIGGGVVGLCAAKVAVGMGAEVTILDVNLERLTYLDDVFLGRTSVLASDTESIAKSVRESDLVIGGVLIPGGKAPKLVSEALIAEMSPGSVVVDVAVDQGGCIETCKPTTHDNPTFVVHGVVHYCVANMPGAVPQTSTYALTNTTRPYARKIADMGLVEAVKSDRALARAMNTYNGHVTYEAVAKDMGYDYVPLADALAGRK; the protein is encoded by the coding sequence GTGATCGTCGGAGTTCCCAAGGAGATCAAAACCCGTGAGTACCGCGTCGGCATGGTTCCGGCGGGTGTGCGCGCGCTCACGAGCGCGGGCCACACGGTGTTGGTCGAGACGAACGCCGGCGTCGGCTCCGGCATCCCCGACTCGGAGTACCAGCGCGTCGGCGCGCAGATCGTCGCCAGCGCGGACGAGGTCTGGAAGCGCGCGGAGATGATCGTCAAGGTGAAGGAGCCGATTGCGCCCGAGTACGAGCGCATCCAGCCCGGCCAGATCATCTACACGTACTTCCACCTGGCCGGCGTGGACCCGGAGCTGACGAAGGCGTTGCTCAAGAAGAAGGCGGCGGCCGTCGCGTACGAGACGCTGCAGCTGGATGACGGCAGCCTGCCGCTGCTCAAGCCCATGTCCGAGGTGGCCGGGAAGATGGCCATCCAGGTGGGCGCCGCGTGCCTGGAGAAGGCGCACGGCGGCAAGGGCATCCTGCTGGGCGGCGTGCCCGGCGTGCGCCGCGGCCGCGTCACCGTCATCGGTGGTGGCGTGGTGGGTCTGTGCGCCGCCAAGGTGGCGGTGGGCATGGGCGCCGAGGTCACCATCCTCGACGTCAACCTGGAGCGCCTCACCTACCTGGACGACGTGTTCCTCGGCCGCACCAGCGTGCTGGCGTCGGACACGGAGAGCATCGCCAAGTCGGTGCGCGAGTCGGACCTGGTCATCGGTGGCGTGCTCATCCCCGGCGGCAAGGCCCCGAAGCTCGTCTCCGAGGCCCTCATCGCCGAGATGAGCCCCGGCTCCGTCGTCGTCGACGTCGCGGTGGACCAGGGTGGCTGCATCGAGACCTGCAAGCCCACCACCCACGACAACCCGACCTTCGTGGTCCATGGCGTCGTCCACTACTGCGTGGCCAACATGCCCGGCGCGGTGCCGCAGACGTCCACGTACGCGCTCACCAACACCACCCGCCCGTACGCGCGGAAGATCGCCGACATGGGCCTGGTGGAGGCCGTGAAGTCCGACCGCGCCCTGGCCCGTGCGATGAACACCTACAACGGCCACGTCACCTACGAGGCCGTCGCCAAGGACATGGGCTACGACTACGTGCCCCTGGCGGACGCGCTCGCCGGCCGCAAGTAG
- a CDS encoding radical SAM protein has protein sequence MTSAPKLLFADPKGRVMEHPYLLATLRSGEELVPPQDKPIPLPEAGRLVHLPGRLPVGLHPETGELELVREMKVGGKTFVPNAVGALLPPGYTRTFLPGEVKGNGPVLPQWAYTAAAWVGEGPVAWAIHTDRRSHWDPERYSTPEMKALVEQHMKRFPDNRVLKQLKTCALIYRCFTSQNTFYVRDEAAIPASVMCNARCVGCISDQPADGPPASHERMDDGPTGEEMGQIGLFHLQHAPGRTMVSFGQGCEGEPLTRWKQIAEAIRYMRAHSDQGSININTNASLTQGLEALFDAGLDAIRVSLNSAVKDLYEAYYKPVKYGWEDVEASIALARERGAYLALNLLLFPGVTDREGEVKALERLVKKYRVDQVQTRSLCIDPLQYLEVARDKGAGGEPVGIRTLLQRLKAARPGLVIGNFARGLDERENAAGRG, from the coding sequence ATGACGTCCGCACCGAAGCTGCTGTTCGCCGACCCCAAGGGCCGGGTGATGGAGCATCCCTACCTGCTCGCCACGCTGCGCAGCGGGGAGGAGCTCGTCCCTCCGCAGGACAAGCCCATCCCCCTGCCGGAGGCCGGACGGCTCGTGCACCTGCCCGGCCGCCTGCCCGTGGGGCTCCACCCGGAGACGGGAGAGCTGGAGCTGGTGCGGGAGATGAAGGTGGGCGGAAAGACCTTCGTGCCCAACGCGGTGGGCGCGCTGCTGCCGCCGGGCTACACGCGCACGTTCCTCCCCGGCGAGGTGAAGGGCAACGGGCCGGTGCTGCCGCAGTGGGCGTACACCGCCGCGGCGTGGGTGGGCGAGGGCCCGGTGGCGTGGGCCATTCATACGGACCGCCGCTCGCATTGGGATCCGGAGCGCTACTCCACGCCGGAGATGAAGGCGCTGGTGGAGCAGCACATGAAGCGCTTCCCCGACAACCGGGTGCTGAAGCAGCTCAAGACGTGCGCGCTCATCTACCGGTGCTTCACGTCGCAGAACACGTTCTACGTGCGCGACGAGGCCGCCATCCCCGCGTCCGTGATGTGCAACGCGCGCTGCGTGGGCTGCATCTCCGACCAGCCCGCGGACGGGCCGCCCGCCTCGCACGAGCGCATGGACGACGGGCCCACCGGCGAGGAGATGGGACAGATTGGCCTGTTCCACCTCCAGCACGCGCCGGGCCGCACCATGGTCAGCTTCGGTCAGGGCTGCGAGGGTGAGCCCCTCACGCGCTGGAAGCAGATTGCCGAAGCCATCCGCTACATGCGCGCGCACAGCGACCAGGGCTCCATCAACATCAACACCAACGCCAGCCTCACCCAGGGGCTGGAGGCGCTGTTCGACGCGGGGCTGGACGCCATCCGCGTGTCGCTCAACTCGGCGGTGAAGGACCTCTACGAGGCCTACTACAAGCCGGTGAAGTACGGCTGGGAGGACGTGGAGGCGTCCATTGCACTGGCGCGTGAGCGCGGCGCGTACCTGGCGCTGAACCTGCTCCTGTTCCCCGGCGTCACCGACCGCGAGGGCGAGGTGAAGGCGTTGGAGCGGCTGGTGAAGAAGTACCGCGTGGACCAGGTGCAGACGCGCTCGCTGTGCATCGATCCGCTCCAGTACCTGGAGGTGGCGCGTGACAAGGGCGCGGGCGGCGAGCCCGTGGGCATCCGCACGCTCCTGCAGCGGCTGAAGGCGGCGCGGCCGGGGCTCGTCATCGGCAATTTCGCGCGCGGCCTGGACGAGCGGGAGAACGCGGCCGGACGCGGGTAG
- a CDS encoding response regulator, with protein MSKKILIVEKSDTALAATLRPALEARGFTVEDTSDGKGSVEQIRRDRPDLTVIAVELSAGQNGYLICGKLKKDDDLKNVPIVIVGNPDGFAQHRKLKAHADEYVAMPVDANLLVERVGALIGFPELPASEDVVDESLTLDALGDEPMTADFGEEISVDTGEEAAVQGEELDLDAAFSDMAAPENEPSIDEEPVIAPPEAVVEGVEEDFASLDSLGSDADDALDALDDSEKTVVGFMPPELVRPPPEPVRPPEPVRVVTPPPARTPPPPARASAPPVTAAAPAMSAADAAELRNLRAKVAELQGAINDAQGQATQAEDRVRELETELEGKATELETARAATGKNDKDTFALRDAVNKRDKEILRLKTELNQKDQEIVELKDQHLELEQKASTADSEIARRDAQLKTLTTRAETLTTERKRVDQQLAAAKEEARGAAAQLSALQTEVDQHQSQAQALSAEVEELRGRTGQLEADIQAAQEEAEGLRSQVDAAQREAEALQTQLEEANAQLSEQGTRAAEEAEELRKRISELEAAAVRDEERVTKLYARIKNDEKLREKTKKALAIAQQLLDEPASAVADADEAAA; from the coding sequence ATGTCCAAGAAAATCCTGATCGTCGAAAAGAGCGACACCGCCCTCGCCGCCACGCTGCGTCCCGCGCTGGAGGCCCGAGGCTTCACGGTGGAGGACACCTCCGACGGCAAGGGCAGCGTGGAGCAGATTCGCCGCGACCGGCCGGACCTCACCGTCATCGCCGTGGAGCTGTCCGCGGGGCAGAACGGCTACCTCATCTGCGGCAAGCTGAAGAAGGACGACGACCTCAAGAACGTCCCCATCGTCATCGTCGGCAACCCGGACGGCTTCGCGCAGCACCGCAAGCTGAAGGCGCACGCGGACGAGTACGTCGCCATGCCGGTGGACGCCAACCTCCTGGTGGAGCGCGTGGGCGCGCTGATCGGCTTCCCGGAGCTCCCGGCGTCCGAGGACGTGGTGGACGAGAGCCTCACGCTGGACGCGCTCGGCGACGAGCCGATGACGGCGGACTTCGGCGAGGAAATCTCGGTCGACACCGGCGAGGAGGCCGCGGTGCAGGGCGAGGAGCTGGACCTCGACGCCGCCTTCAGCGACATGGCCGCGCCCGAGAACGAGCCTTCGATTGACGAGGAGCCCGTCATCGCCCCGCCGGAGGCGGTGGTGGAGGGCGTGGAAGAGGACTTCGCCTCGCTGGACTCGCTGGGCTCGGACGCGGACGACGCGCTCGACGCGCTGGATGACTCGGAGAAGACGGTGGTGGGCTTCATGCCGCCGGAGCTCGTGCGCCCGCCGCCGGAGCCCGTGCGCCCGCCCGAGCCCGTTCGCGTCGTGACGCCGCCGCCCGCGCGTACGCCGCCCCCGCCCGCGCGCGCCTCCGCGCCCCCGGTGACGGCGGCGGCTCCGGCCATGTCCGCGGCGGACGCGGCGGAGCTGCGCAACCTGCGCGCGAAGGTGGCCGAGCTGCAGGGCGCGATCAACGACGCCCAGGGCCAGGCGACCCAGGCCGAGGACCGCGTCCGCGAGCTGGAGACCGAGCTGGAGGGCAAGGCCACCGAGCTGGAGACGGCGCGCGCGGCCACCGGGAAGAACGACAAGGACACCTTCGCCCTGCGCGACGCCGTCAACAAGCGGGACAAGGAAATCCTCCGCCTGAAGACGGAGCTGAACCAGAAGGACCAGGAGATCGTCGAGCTCAAGGACCAGCACCTGGAGCTGGAGCAGAAGGCCAGCACGGCCGACTCCGAGATTGCCCGCCGCGACGCGCAGCTCAAGACGCTCACCACGCGCGCGGAGACGCTGACCACGGAGCGCAAGCGCGTGGACCAGCAGCTCGCCGCCGCCAAGGAAGAGGCCCGCGGCGCCGCCGCGCAGCTGTCCGCGCTCCAGACGGAGGTGGACCAGCACCAGTCCCAGGCCCAGGCGCTGAGCGCCGAGGTGGAGGAACTGCGCGGCCGCACCGGCCAGCTCGAAGCGGACATCCAGGCCGCCCAGGAAGAGGCGGAAGGACTGCGCAGCCAGGTGGACGCCGCGCAGCGCGAGGCCGAGGCCCTGCAGACGCAGCTCGAGGAGGCCAACGCGCAGCTGTCCGAGCAGGGCACCCGCGCGGCCGAGGAGGCCGAGGAGCTGCGCAAGCGCATCAGCGAGCTGGAGGCCGCCGCGGTGCGCGACGAGGAGCGCGTGACGAAGCTCTACGCGCGCATCAAGAACGACGAGAAGCTGCGCGAGAAGACGAAGAAGGCGCTCGCCATCGCCCAGCAGCTCCTGGATGAGCCGGCCTCCGCCGTGGCGGACGCCGACGAGGCCGCGGCCTGA
- a CDS encoding Frizzy aggregation protein FrzB, translating to MNDEHVQMQEVVDILFFDIGHSLYGTDASSVLRIDRSLPEDITLPGLGLPLRGHRAIVFDTPEGEGHLKVDAVHAVRSIPLNSLRRMPPTAGAAPYAVGVYLEEARAVLLIDLVETARTQGTQGRH from the coding sequence ATGAACGACGAGCACGTCCAGATGCAGGAAGTGGTGGACATCCTCTTCTTCGACATCGGCCACTCGCTGTACGGCACCGACGCGTCCTCGGTGCTGCGCATCGACCGCTCCCTGCCCGAAGACATCACGCTCCCCGGGCTGGGCCTGCCCCTCCGGGGCCACCGCGCCATCGTCTTCGACACGCCGGAAGGCGAGGGCCACCTGAAGGTGGATGCCGTCCACGCCGTGCGCTCCATCCCCCTCAACTCGCTCCGCCGGATGCCCCCCACGGCCGGAGCGGCCCCCTATGCCGTTGGCGTGTACCTCGAAGAGGCCCGCGCCGTTTTGCTCATCGACCTGGTCGAAACCGCCAGGACCCAAGGAACTCAAGGAAGGCACTGA
- a CDS encoding chemotaxis protein CheW codes for MAPDRAVAAQARPEQEFFCFRVGDLRLGVPSENVLEVLRAGLLTPLPRTPSFIMGVTGHRGEVLPVVDLLRFLSKGEARIGPRTRLFVGITGSYVAGVVADTVLGLRRIPVSEILPPPLGGDAAAEHLLGVVQGTGAQDGINLINFSKLLQTARQRAVAR; via the coding sequence ATGGCTCCGGACCGCGCTGTGGCTGCCCAGGCCCGACCCGAGCAGGAGTTTTTCTGCTTCCGGGTAGGAGACCTGCGGCTCGGCGTGCCCAGTGAGAATGTGCTCGAGGTTCTCCGCGCGGGCCTGCTCACCCCCCTGCCGAGAACACCTTCCTTCATCATGGGCGTCACCGGCCACCGAGGTGAGGTGCTGCCGGTCGTCGACCTGCTGCGCTTCCTCTCCAAGGGAGAAGCACGCATCGGCCCGCGCACCCGCCTGTTCGTCGGCATCACCGGCAGCTACGTGGCCGGCGTCGTCGCGGACACGGTGCTCGGCCTTCGCCGCATCCCGGTGTCTGAAATCCTGCCGCCGCCGCTGGGCGGTGACGCCGCCGCCGAGCACCTGCTCGGCGTGGTGCAGGGCACCGGCGCCCAGGACGGCATCAACCTCATCAACTTCTCCAAGCTGCTGCAGACCGCGCGGCAGCGGGCGGTGGCTCGATGA